Proteins encoded in a region of the Variovorax sp. PAMC 28711 genome:
- the hemA gene encoding glutamyl-tRNA reductase, whose protein sequence is MSVWALGLNHTTAPLDLRGRFAFALDQLAPTLQSLRSSFPAGRHPQVEAAIISTCNRTEIYCAADHIALEHTVGWLAESGGVAPNLLRSHAYTLHDDAAARHAFRVASGLDSMVLGEAQILGQMKDAVRAAETAGALGSTLNQLFQRSFAVAKEVRTATEIGAHSISMAAAAVRLAGQLFEDLKETRVLFVGAGEMIDLAVTHFAAKEPKSITIANRTLERGEKLASRFGGEAMRLADLPARLAEFDIVVSCTASTLPLIGLGAVERALKVRRHRPMFMVDLAVPRDIEPEVKALEDVYLYTVDDLAQVVQQGHASRQAAVAQAEVIIDAGVQSFMHWLDQRGTVPLIQQLNAQADDWRSAELARARKLLARGEPVDAVLEALSRGLTQKMLHGAMAELHAGDATARAQTAQTISRLFLRKER, encoded by the coding sequence ATGTCAGTCTGGGCCCTCGGGTTGAACCACACGACCGCGCCGCTCGATCTGCGCGGTCGTTTCGCGTTCGCGCTCGATCAGCTGGCCCCGACCCTGCAGAGTTTGCGCAGTTCCTTCCCCGCTGGACGCCATCCGCAAGTGGAGGCCGCGATCATCTCCACCTGCAATCGTACCGAGATCTACTGCGCCGCGGACCACATCGCGCTGGAGCACACCGTCGGCTGGCTCGCCGAGAGCGGCGGTGTCGCGCCCAACCTGCTGCGCTCGCATGCCTACACGCTGCACGACGACGCGGCGGCACGTCACGCCTTTCGCGTGGCCAGCGGGCTGGATTCGATGGTGCTCGGTGAGGCGCAGATCCTCGGCCAGATGAAAGACGCCGTGCGCGCCGCCGAAACCGCCGGCGCGCTCGGCAGCACGCTCAACCAGTTGTTCCAGCGCTCTTTCGCGGTCGCGAAGGAAGTGCGCACCGCGACCGAAATCGGCGCGCATTCCATCAGCATGGCCGCCGCCGCGGTGCGCCTGGCCGGCCAGCTGTTCGAAGACCTGAAGGAGACGCGGGTGCTGTTCGTCGGCGCCGGCGAAATGATCGATCTCGCGGTGACCCACTTCGCGGCCAAAGAGCCGAAGAGCATCACCATCGCCAACCGCACGCTGGAGCGCGGCGAAAAGCTCGCCTCGCGCTTCGGCGGCGAGGCGATGCGACTGGCCGATCTGCCGGCGCGGCTCGCCGAATTCGACATCGTCGTGAGCTGCACCGCGAGCACGCTGCCGCTCATCGGCCTCGGCGCCGTGGAACGCGCGCTCAAGGTGCGCCGGCATCGCCCGATGTTCATGGTCGACCTCGCGGTGCCGCGCGACATCGAGCCCGAAGTGAAGGCGCTCGAAGACGTCTATCTCTACACCGTCGACGACCTCGCGCAGGTGGTGCAACAGGGCCATGCCAGCCGCCAGGCTGCGGTGGCCCAGGCCGAAGTGATCATCGACGCCGGTGTGCAGAGCTTCATGCACTGGCTCGACCAGCGCGGCACCGTGCCGCTGATCCAGCAGCTCAACGCGCAGGCCGACGACTGGCGCAGCGCCGAGTTGGCGCGTGCACGCAAGCTGCTCGCCCGGGGCGAGCCGGTCGACGCGGTGCTCGAAGCGCTGTCGCGCGGCCTGACCCAGAAGATGCTGCACGGCGCGATGGCCGAGCTACACGCCGGCGACGCCACGGCGCGGGCGCAAACGGCGCAAACCATCTCGCGACTGTTCCTGCGCAAAGAGCGTTAG
- the grxD gene encoding Grx4 family monothiol glutaredoxin: MSDAQQRIADLVKSNELVLFMKGNASFPMCGFSGRAIQILKAIGVDTKSLKTVNVLDDPEVRQGIKEYSNWPTIPQLYVKGEFVGGSDILMEMYESGELQQMVNGAPAA, from the coding sequence ATGTCCGACGCACAACAACGCATCGCCGACCTCGTCAAATCCAACGAGCTCGTGCTCTTCATGAAGGGCAACGCCAGTTTCCCGATGTGCGGCTTCTCCGGCCGCGCGATCCAGATCCTCAAGGCGATCGGTGTCGACACCAAATCGCTCAAGACCGTGAACGTGCTGGACGACCCGGAAGTCCGCCAGGGCATCAAGGAATACAGCAACTGGCCGACGATCCCGCAGCTCTACGTCAAGGGCGAATTCGTCGGCGGCTCGGACATCCTGATGGAGATGTACGAATCCGGCGAGCTGCAGCAAATGGTGAACGGCGCGCCCGCCGCCTGA
- a CDS encoding cupin domain-containing protein, giving the protein MSHDHADHDPAHESDAPWKHDGVRVVKAGQLDTNTAQTPGMNRAAAVNFARMGAQKLWAGTVTIHADAKTGAHHHGHLESVIYVVSGRARMRWGDQLQFTAEAGPGDFIYVPPYVPHQEINASATEPLQCVLCRSDGEAVAVNLDIEPVEKPESVLWVDPTHPGGAV; this is encoded by the coding sequence ATGAGCCACGACCACGCCGACCACGACCCTGCGCATGAGAGTGACGCACCATGGAAACACGACGGCGTCCGCGTCGTCAAGGCCGGCCAGCTCGACACGAACACGGCGCAGACGCCGGGCATGAACCGCGCGGCGGCCGTCAACTTCGCGCGCATGGGCGCGCAGAAGCTGTGGGCCGGCACGGTCACGATCCACGCCGATGCCAAGACCGGCGCCCATCACCACGGCCATCTCGAATCGGTGATCTACGTGGTCAGTGGCCGTGCACGCATGCGCTGGGGGGACCAGTTGCAGTTCACGGCCGAGGCCGGGCCGGGCGACTTCATCTATGTGCCGCCCTACGTGCCGCACCAGGAAATCAACGCCAGCGCCACCGAACCGCTCCAGTGCGTGCTGTGCCGCAGCGACGGCGAGGCAGTCGCCGTCAATCTCGACATCGAGCCGGTGGAAAAGCCCGAATCGGTGCTGTGGGTCGACCCGACCCATCCCGGTGGCGCCGTCTAG
- the prfA gene encoding peptide chain release factor 1, translating to MKPFLRHQLERYTQRLGELDFLLSREDIMGDMAQYRTISREHAEVTQLAVRYARYQQREADVAAAREMLNDPDMGEMAQEEIAEGEAELVQIEDGLQRLLLPRDPDDERNAFLEIRAGTGGDESALFAGDLLRMYTRYCERAGWRCEIVSESQSELGGYKEVVVRVVGDAAFGRLRFESGGHRVQRVPATETQGRIHTSACTVAVMPEPDEALAVKLNPADLRIDTFRASGAGGQHINKTDSAVRVVHLPTGIVAECQDGRSQHANKAKALQVLQARIQEKERSERAAKEAALRKGLVGSGDRSDRIRTYNFPQGRLTDHRINLTLYKLLSVMEGDLGDVLDALQAAREAEQLADLESALPA from the coding sequence GTGAAACCCTTCCTCCGTCACCAACTCGAGCGCTATACGCAACGCCTCGGCGAACTCGACTTCCTGCTGTCGCGCGAAGACATCATGGGCGACATGGCGCAGTACCGCACCATTTCCAGGGAGCACGCCGAGGTTACGCAGCTTGCCGTGCGCTATGCGCGCTACCAGCAGCGCGAGGCCGACGTTGCCGCCGCGCGCGAAATGCTGAACGATCCCGACATGGGCGAGATGGCCCAGGAGGAAATCGCGGAGGGCGAGGCCGAGTTGGTGCAGATCGAAGACGGGCTGCAGCGCCTGTTGCTGCCGCGCGACCCGGACGACGAACGCAATGCGTTTCTCGAAATCCGCGCAGGCACCGGTGGCGACGAGTCGGCGCTTTTCGCCGGCGACCTGTTGCGCATGTACACGCGTTACTGCGAGCGCGCGGGCTGGCGCTGCGAGATCGTGAGCGAATCGCAGAGCGAACTCGGCGGTTACAAGGAAGTGGTCGTGCGCGTCGTGGGTGATGCCGCCTTCGGCCGCCTGCGTTTCGAATCGGGCGGCCACCGCGTGCAGCGCGTGCCAGCGACCGAAACGCAGGGCCGCATCCATACCAGCGCCTGCACCGTGGCGGTCATGCCGGAGCCGGACGAGGCGCTGGCCGTCAAGCTCAACCCGGCCGATCTGCGCATCGACACCTTCCGCGCCAGCGGCGCCGGCGGCCAGCACATCAACAAGACCGACTCGGCCGTGCGCGTGGTGCACTTGCCGACCGGCATCGTGGCCGAGTGCCAGGACGGCCGCAGCCAGCACGCCAACAAGGCGAAGGCGCTGCAGGTGCTGCAGGCGCGCATCCAGGAAAAGGAGCGCAGCGAGCGTGCCGCGAAAGAGGCGGCGCTGCGCAAGGGGCTGGTGGGCAGCGGCGACCGCTCCGACCGCATCCGCACCTACAACTTTCCGCAGGGCCGGCTCACGGACCACCGCATCAACCTCACGCTCTACAAGCTGCTGTCGGTGATGGAAGGCGACCTCGGCGACGTGCTCGACGCGCTGCAGGCCGCGCGCGAAGCTGAGCAACTCGCCGACCTCGAATCGGCGCTGCCGGCATGA
- the prmC gene encoding peptide chain release factor N(5)-glutamine methyltransferase — protein MSQVPATVANALAAAAALDIDRLDAQLLTLRALNRPLHDRAWLLAHDTDAFPEAAWPALTALFARRRSGEPVAYLVGEKEFHGLTLQVDARVLVPRPDTETLVDWALERLARLEAPRALDLGTGSGAIALALQRARPDAQVDAVDASADALAVATANARRLDLPVRFVQADWLDGAAAGYALIISNPPYIAAGDRHLDALRHEPLAALAAGPDGLDDLRRIARDAPLHLADGGWLLLEHGHDQADAVRDLLIARGFAEVQSRNDLAGIARCSGGIWRAVK, from the coding sequence ATGAGCCAGGTGCCTGCCACCGTGGCGAACGCGCTGGCCGCAGCCGCTGCGCTGGACATCGATCGGCTCGACGCGCAACTGCTCACGCTGCGTGCGCTCAACCGCCCGCTGCACGACCGCGCCTGGCTGCTGGCGCACGACACCGACGCGTTTCCGGAAGCCGCCTGGCCGGCACTCACGGCCCTGTTTGCGCGGCGGCGCTCGGGCGAGCCGGTGGCGTATCTGGTCGGAGAAAAGGAATTCCACGGGCTCACGTTGCAGGTCGATGCCCGCGTGCTGGTGCCGCGGCCGGACACCGAAACGCTGGTCGACTGGGCGCTGGAACGCCTCGCCCGCCTGGAGGCACCACGTGCGCTTGACCTCGGCACGGGCAGCGGCGCGATCGCGCTGGCGTTGCAACGGGCGCGGCCCGATGCACAGGTCGATGCGGTCGATGCGAGCGCCGACGCCCTGGCCGTTGCCACCGCCAACGCGAGGCGCCTCGACCTGCCGGTGCGGTTCGTCCAGGCCGATTGGCTGGATGGCGCGGCCGCAGGCTATGCACTGATCATCTCGAATCCGCCTTACATCGCCGCCGGCGACCGCCACCTCGACGCACTGCGCCACGAGCCGTTGGCCGCGCTGGCTGCCGGACCCGACGGCCTGGACGACCTCCGCCGCATCGCGCGCGATGCGCCACTGCACCTTGCGGACGGTGGCTGGCTGCTGCTGGAGCACGGTCACGACCAGGCCGATGCGGTGCGCGACCTGCTCATCGCCCGCGGCTTCGCTGAAGTGCAAAGCCGCAACGACCTGGCCGGCATCGCGCGCTGCTCCGGCGGAATCTGGCGCGCGGTGAAATAA